In uncultured Umboniibacter sp., a single genomic region encodes these proteins:
- a CDS encoding conjugal transfer protein TraG N-terminal domain-containing protein encodes MSFDLYSIGDSAFLEQVLISIAIFFQTGTFFSLVKLGLIIGFLMMIVSSLAGSNGQKFDLGAWILSVIIIQIAFIPKSEVVITDVYTGQVRVVANVPAGIAFTGSVVSTIGHRLTSVMEAAFDPVSPKMTDGEFMEPLRIISGLRRNATQEGIFTAANSALGSGADLKRTLEEYIKNCTLKAVALEELSYADLATGDLDSTLPYMSPFYTTSTYLGTVGDPVLDTCATAWGKIDTALTTMTGNAQVIAGYDSILGIDPETDNANSFAKAATAVNMMTAGSLNAQQFVRLSLLEPILQDALRGKYTDHLDTSSAQMINEAIMLRNSQWASDYSFFQTIVRPMIAFLEAFTFAIAPIMAFVLALGSFGLKLGSKYLMFLVWIQLWYPILAIINLYIYVGATRDWDNYTLLTNYDWNSFYALNNAYQTAETWIATGGYLASSTPVLALMLMYGSSYAATSLARGMSPDNMNEKLISPETSNTPSVASLNTSIQQDALGGARAGADQLGSQLKFDSGLTAAQTSTLANNSQLQQSAAQQVSSLLSSSNMSGWSSAQQSQLSEAVGANLISSGVYSEAQAQQFSKQFSDSNMTTAQAATMMSLMSSASIGTPAEFLVGSGAKIALSGNQSEGEAFSEAQSFAINAMNTSSQQSGETIQDVAQRSLNASFNQVDSETLSGNTAFTDTKTATQSAVESQARTNTFLESASATQSGGANDGISVKDATKFINSSTGAQDDLFNTTIDGQSIKSTEAYKANYNAIHDRSVFETDRENQIWAATQTLASSGNDGLAAIASSLSRVGGQESRFEGYGKLLNTAQTDQLDVVTSSQPSYANPGENSGLGRPASDAEFNQVAAAATTAGENAGNASDRLTSTDISAQDIAAQRNDPSTQDQSNRGQVESRQDSNESAVSDVASSNQIETAREKSVAAQNRFASQIFDSDGADQNNFSYAARNFENAGDFLTSFGGFDSIVSGGASYAADMVAQVQQGVETRQGLSDALNGANFSPDQAEAYVDRQIEALEAKYPNVDVSGIQGTGFANDLMNSSVDGGEVLEQVSPDKLAQLTTLQAYDNAAKTERGEIIGEMRERLSKAGGGDVGVALEDQAKNLNLGTDSLTNLTAESFKTAFGVGNEEDYKAAYNAFAVDLVNDRGAISGPNDSGMAFYMKDATDYKGDPVVDENGNTPQVIDYSSPAYVTDSQGYISPVDDDLARYQNATVAVVTGAGNFGDSLGTANGFTELQTAEHTRAQVNETASRDGTELRDQLEEKVARQSTPAN; translated from the coding sequence ATGAGCTTTGACCTTTATTCTATTGGCGACTCTGCCTTTCTTGAACAAGTTCTGATCTCGATTGCAATCTTCTTTCAGACAGGCACATTCTTTTCGTTAGTGAAACTCGGTTTAATCATTGGATTCCTAATGATGATCGTTAGCTCGCTAGCAGGCAGTAACGGCCAAAAATTTGATCTTGGTGCATGGATACTCAGCGTCATTATTATCCAGATCGCCTTTATACCAAAATCCGAAGTCGTCATTACTGATGTGTATACTGGGCAAGTTAGGGTTGTCGCGAATGTTCCCGCTGGGATAGCTTTTACCGGCTCCGTTGTATCCACGATCGGCCATCGACTAACCTCAGTAATGGAAGCCGCCTTTGACCCGGTATCCCCGAAAATGACCGATGGGGAATTTATGGAGCCCCTTCGCATCATTTCTGGTCTCAGACGAAATGCCACACAAGAAGGTATATTTACCGCCGCGAATAGCGCGCTGGGAAGTGGAGCAGACCTTAAGCGAACCCTAGAGGAATACATTAAAAACTGTACCCTGAAGGCTGTCGCTCTCGAGGAGCTCAGCTATGCAGACCTCGCTACCGGTGATTTAGATAGCACGCTTCCTTATATGTCTCCCTTCTACACCACGAGCACGTATCTCGGTACGGTTGGCGACCCTGTTCTTGACACTTGCGCTACAGCTTGGGGCAAAATCGACACAGCACTGACTACCATGACCGGCAACGCGCAAGTGATTGCGGGTTACGATTCTATTCTCGGTATCGATCCTGAAACAGATAATGCAAATTCGTTCGCTAAAGCTGCTACCGCTGTAAATATGATGACTGCTGGAAGTCTCAACGCGCAGCAGTTCGTTCGCCTATCGTTACTCGAACCTATTCTTCAAGATGCCCTGCGTGGAAAGTATACTGACCACCTCGATACATCATCCGCTCAAATGATCAATGAAGCGATCATGCTACGAAATAGTCAGTGGGCTTCCGACTATTCATTTTTTCAAACTATAGTCAGACCAATGATCGCTTTTTTAGAGGCATTTACGTTCGCCATCGCACCGATCATGGCGTTTGTCTTGGCGTTGGGGTCGTTTGGATTGAAGTTAGGATCCAAGTATTTAATGTTCTTAGTGTGGATTCAGCTATGGTATCCCATACTCGCCATTATCAATCTTTACATCTACGTCGGCGCCACTCGAGATTGGGATAATTACACACTACTTACCAATTACGACTGGAATTCTTTTTACGCCCTTAATAACGCGTATCAAACCGCTGAAACATGGATTGCCACAGGTGGCTATCTCGCCTCGTCGACTCCTGTGTTAGCGCTTATGTTAATGTATGGATCTTCCTACGCCGCCACCAGTTTAGCCCGTGGCATGTCCCCTGATAATATGAATGAGAAGCTGATCTCCCCCGAAACGTCTAATACGCCCTCGGTCGCTAGCTTAAACACCTCAATTCAACAGGACGCACTTGGCGGAGCGAGAGCAGGTGCTGACCAACTCGGCTCACAGCTCAAGTTCGATAGCGGCCTCACAGCCGCTCAGACATCAACGCTTGCAAACAATAGTCAACTTCAACAATCTGCCGCTCAGCAGGTGTCCAGCTTATTGAGTTCTTCAAACATGAGTGGCTGGAGCAGCGCACAACAATCCCAGCTTAGCGAAGCGGTTGGAGCAAATCTCATCAGTAGTGGTGTTTACTCCGAAGCTCAGGCCCAGCAGTTTTCTAAACAATTCTCTGATTCCAACATGACCACCGCTCAAGCTGCCACCATGATGTCCCTGATGTCCTCCGCAAGCATTGGCACCCCAGCCGAATTCCTCGTTGGCTCGGGCGCTAAGATTGCACTATCCGGAAATCAAAGTGAGGGAGAAGCTTTCTCAGAAGCTCAATCCTTCGCTATAAATGCCATGAACACCTCCAGCCAACAGAGCGGCGAAACAATCCAAGATGTCGCTCAGCGTTCTCTCAACGCTAGCTTTAATCAGGTTGACTCTGAAACCCTTAGTGGAAACACGGCATTCACCGATACCAAAACAGCAACCCAAAGCGCCGTTGAGTCACAAGCTAGGACCAATACTTTCCTTGAGAGCGCTAGTGCCACCCAAAGCGGCGGGGCGAATGACGGTATTTCGGTCAAAGATGCCACAAAGTTTATTAACAGCAGCACTGGAGCTCAAGACGATTTGTTCAACACCACCATCGATGGACAGAGTATTAAATCAACCGAGGCCTACAAAGCTAATTACAACGCCATCCATGACAGGAGCGTCTTCGAGACGGACCGAGAAAATCAGATTTGGGCCGCCACCCAGACACTTGCGAGTTCAGGTAACGATGGCTTAGCGGCCATCGCTAGCTCGTTATCACGCGTTGGTGGTCAAGAGTCCCGATTTGAAGGCTACGGAAAGCTACTTAACACTGCACAAACCGACCAGTTAGATGTGGTCACTTCTTCTCAGCCTAGCTACGCTAACCCAGGAGAAAATTCCGGCCTCGGCAGACCTGCTAGCGACGCCGAATTTAATCAAGTAGCTGCCGCCGCCACAACCGCCGGAGAGAATGCGGGTAATGCTAGCGACCGTCTCACTAGCACCGACATTTCAGCGCAAGACATTGCCGCCCAACGAAACGACCCTAGCACGCAAGATCAAAGCAATCGCGGGCAAGTCGAATCACGCCAAGATAGCAACGAATCTGCCGTTTCTGACGTCGCCTCTAGCAATCAGATTGAGACAGCAAGAGAAAAATCTGTCGCAGCCCAGAATCGCTTCGCCTCTCAAATTTTCGATAGTGACGGCGCAGACCAAAATAATTTCTCTTACGCAGCACGGAACTTTGAGAACGCGGGTGACTTTTTAACCTCATTCGGCGGGTTCGATTCGATTGTTTCCGGCGGTGCCAGCTATGCCGCTGATATGGTAGCTCAAGTTCAACAGGGCGTTGAAACCCGTCAAGGCCTTTCCGATGCACTCAATGGGGCAAACTTCTCCCCTGATCAAGCTGAGGCCTACGTCGATCGTCAAATTGAAGCGCTTGAAGCCAAGTACCCCAATGTCGATGTCTCAGGCATACAAGGAACCGGATTCGCAAATGACTTGATGAATAGTTCAGTTGATGGCGGAGAGGTACTTGAGCAGGTCAGTCCTGATAAGCTTGCTCAGCTCACGACACTCCAAGCGTATGATAACGCCGCCAAAACAGAGCGAGGCGAGATCATCGGTGAAATGAGGGAGCGGCTCTCTAAAGCCGGAGGCGGAGATGTTGGTGTCGCGCTCGAGGATCAAGCTAAAAACTTGAACCTCGGCACCGATTCTCTCACCAATCTTACGGCTGAATCGTTTAAAACCGCGTTTGGTGTTGGCAACGAGGAAGACTATAAAGCAGCTTATAATGCCTTTGCTGTCGATTTAGTGAATGATCGCGGTGCCATCTCTGGTCCAAACGATTCGGGTATGGCCTTCTATATGAAGGACGCTACCGACTATAAGGGCGACCCTGTAGTTGATGAAAATGGGAACACCCCACAAGTTATCGATTACTCAAGCCCGGCTTATGTAACCGATAGCCAAGGTTATATTAGCCCGGTTGACGATGATCTCGCTCGCTATCAGAATGCAACCGTTGCCGTCGTCACTGGCGCTGGTAACTTTGGCGATAGCCTCGGTACGGCAAACGGGTTCACCGAACTTCAAACCGCCGAGCATACCCGAGCTCAGGTGAATGAAACCGCTTCTCGAGATGGCACAGAACTAAGAGATCAGCTTGAAGAAAAAGTAGCGCGGCAATCCACTCCGGCAAACTGA
- a CDS encoding S49 family peptidase, with product MSHENNESAEPSEPVATVSIPIDLARELIVFPTKELRSARRSRLLALFLRPAIVIMLVVIAYNLGDRQMSLASGDQTAPHIAVLSLKGDVGSGGGVDADVLIPALQRAFEASLSKAVLLKIDSPGGSPVHADRIYNEIDRLQTLHPNKPVYAVIGDLGASAAYYIAAAADEIHVNPSSVVGSIGVISSSFGFTELMDKVGVERRVITSGTNKSLMDPYQPLPESLRVYWETMLGEVHENFIEAVIEGRGERLSYEHPDFPDIFTGLVWTGSRSVELGLADGFATPMELAATSGIDHNEVNYTPTRDFLSALSMKVEQGISDGVSQAIAQGINGVSQTMEIQ from the coding sequence ATGTCTCACGAAAACAACGAATCTGCCGAACCTAGTGAACCGGTCGCGACGGTCTCGATTCCAATCGATTTGGCCAGAGAGCTTATCGTCTTTCCCACTAAGGAACTTAGGTCAGCGCGTCGCTCACGACTTTTAGCGTTGTTTCTCAGGCCGGCTATTGTAATAATGCTGGTTGTGATTGCGTACAACCTGGGCGACCGTCAAATGTCACTCGCGTCCGGCGATCAGACCGCTCCTCACATCGCTGTACTATCACTTAAAGGCGATGTGGGTTCGGGAGGTGGCGTTGATGCTGACGTCCTCATCCCTGCGCTTCAGCGCGCCTTTGAAGCCTCCCTGTCGAAAGCTGTTTTACTCAAGATAGATTCCCCTGGCGGCAGCCCGGTACACGCGGATCGTATCTACAACGAGATCGATCGCCTTCAAACACTCCACCCGAATAAACCTGTTTACGCTGTCATCGGCGATTTGGGTGCCTCAGCTGCCTACTATATTGCAGCAGCGGCAGACGAGATCCACGTCAACCCCTCTTCGGTCGTCGGTTCCATTGGCGTGATTTCCTCGAGCTTTGGCTTCACTGAACTCATGGATAAGGTTGGCGTAGAGCGTCGAGTGATTACTTCCGGTACTAACAAGTCATTGATGGACCCCTATCAGCCGCTTCCTGAATCGCTTCGTGTTTACTGGGAGACAATGCTCGGTGAGGTCCACGAAAACTTCATTGAAGCGGTCATTGAGGGTCGCGGTGAGCGCTTAAGCTATGAGCATCCAGACTTTCCTGACATCTTCACGGGCCTAGTTTGGACAGGTAGTCGCAGTGTTGAGCTGGGACTTGCTGATGGTTTTGCAACCCCAATGGAACTCGCTGCTACGTCGGGCATCGATCACAACGAAGTCAACTATACCCCCACTCGCGATTTTTTAAGCGCGCTATCAATGAAAGTTGAACAGGGCATTAGTGATGGTGTTAGTCAAGCCATTGCCCAGGGCATTAACGGCGTGAGTCAGACCATGGAGATTCAATGA